The Euphorbia lathyris chromosome 2, ddEupLath1.1, whole genome shotgun sequence genome includes a window with the following:
- the LOC136218626 gene encoding photosystem II 10 kDa polypeptide, chloroplastic — protein sequence MASSSVMSSTLSLKACPPPFSAAAPRGVPSLSSSTKSFSVQASGVKKIKTDTPYGTGGGMNLRNGVDASGRKPRGKGVYQYVDKYGANVDGYSPIYNADEWAPTGDVYAGGITGLAIWAVTLVGILAGGALLVYNTSALSQ from the exons atggcaAGCTCATCAGTAATGTCTTCTACATTGAGCCTAAAAGCATGCCCTCCTCCTTTCTCAGCAGCAGCACCAAGAGGAGttccttctctctcctcctccaCTAAATCATTCAGCGTTCAAGCCAGTGGTGTCAAGAAGATCAAGACTGACACTCCTTatg GAACTGGTGGTGGTATGAACTTGAGGAATGGTGTTGATGCTTCCGGAAGGAAACCTCGG GGAAAGGGAGTTTACCAATATGTTGACAAATATGGTGCCAACGTGGATGGCTACAGCCCGATCTACAACGCGGATGAATGGGCTCCAACGGGTGATGTATATGCTGGGGGTATAACTGGTTTGGCAATATGGGCAGTAACATTAGTTGGTATTCTAGCTGGAGGAGCACTTCTTGTTTACAACACTAGTGCTTTGTCTCAGTAG
- the LOC136218625 gene encoding uncharacterized protein isoform X2, translating into MNNVAAKVAVIGSGISGAVCASTLARNGVSVTLFDSARGPGGRMSQRREIAENGTELVFDHGAPCFSVQNTDALRLVHEWELRGLVVEWKEKFGSFDCLSNKFLHVEQEEVGKRYVGVPGMNSICKALCNEIGVESKFGIGVKRLEWVDDVNSWMVMGMDGQNHGYFKGVVASDKNLLSPRFKDVTGHPPPLELAMKLEDIPVNPCFVLMLAFAEPLSSIPVKGFSFKNSEVLSWGHCDSSKPGRATLSERWVLHSTVQYARDVIAQTGLRKPSSETLAKVTQELVQEFENTGLNSSQPFFTKAHRWGSAFPGATVAGEEKCLWDSEKRLAVCGDFCVSPNVEGAILSGLAAAAKLIETPSCL; encoded by the exons ATGAACAACGTTGCAGCTAAGGTCGCAGTGATTGGTAGTGGAA TATCAGGAGCGGTATGCGCTTCAACTCTTGCTAGGAATGGAGTTTCAGTCACTCTCTTCGACTCCGCCCGAGGCCCTGGCGGCCGCATGTCCCAGAGGAG AGAAATTGCTGAAAATGGGACGGAACTTGTGTTCGATCATGGTGCTCCGTGTTTTAGCGTTCAAAATACTGATGCGTTGAGGCTTGTTCATGAATGGGAATTGAGAGGTCTTGTTGTTGAATGGAAAGAGAAGTTTGGCTCGTTCGATTGTCTCTCCAACAAATTTCTTCACGTTGAACAG GAAGAAGTGGGCAAAAGATATGTTGGTGTACCAGGCATGAATTCTATTTGTAAAGCATTATGCAATGAGATCG GAGTGGAAAGCAAGTTTGGTATCGGGGTTAAGAGGTTGGAATGGGTTGATGATGTgaattcatggatggtaatggGCATGGATGGACAAAATCATGGTTATTTTAAGGGAGTGGTTGCATCAGACAAAAACTTATTGTCTCCAAGGTTCAAAGATGTGACGGGACATCCACCACCATTAG AACTGGCAATGAAGCTAGAAGATATTCCTGTAAATCCATGTTTTGTTCTTATGCTAGCATTTGCTGAGCCTTTGTCATCA ATACCTGTAAAAGGTTTCTCATTCAAAAATTCTGAAGTTTTAAGCTGGGGTCACTGTGACAGTAGCAAGCCTGGGCGTGCCACCTTGAG TGAACGATGGGTATTGCATTCAACAGTGCAGTACGCTAGGGATGTAATTGCCCAAACTGGACTTCGGAAACCTTCAAGTGAAACATTAGCAAAAGTAACTCAAGAGTTGGTTCAAGAATTTGAAAACACGGGACTTAATAGCTCTCAGCCATTTTTCACAAAAGCTCATCGATG GGGAAGTGCTTTTCCGGGTGCAACAGTAGCAGGAGAAGAAAAGTGCTTATGGGATAGTGAGAAAAGATTGGCCGTTTGTGGAGATTTCTGTGTTAGCCCAAATGTGGAAGGTGCAATACTTAGCGGCTTGGCTGCAGCTGCAAAGCTTATAGAAACCCCTAGTTGCTTGTAG
- the LOC136218625 gene encoding uncharacterized protein isoform X1: protein MNNVAAKVAVIGSGISGAVCASTLARNGVSVTLFDSARGPGGRMSQRREIAENGTELVFDHGAPCFSVQNTDALRLVHEWELRGLVVEWKEKFGSFDCLSNKFLHVEQEEVGKRYVGVPGMNSICKALCNEIGVESKFGIGVKRLEWVDDVNSWMVMGMDGQNHGYFKGVVASDKNLLSPRFKDVTGHPPPLDLRLVPELAMKLEDIPVNPCFVLMLAFAEPLSSIPVKGFSFKNSEVLSWGHCDSSKPGRATLSERWVLHSTVQYARDVIAQTGLRKPSSETLAKVTQELVQEFENTGLNSSQPFFTKAHRWGSAFPGATVAGEEKCLWDSEKRLAVCGDFCVSPNVEGAILSGLAAAAKLIETPSCL, encoded by the exons ATGAACAACGTTGCAGCTAAGGTCGCAGTGATTGGTAGTGGAA TATCAGGAGCGGTATGCGCTTCAACTCTTGCTAGGAATGGAGTTTCAGTCACTCTCTTCGACTCCGCCCGAGGCCCTGGCGGCCGCATGTCCCAGAGGAG AGAAATTGCTGAAAATGGGACGGAACTTGTGTTCGATCATGGTGCTCCGTGTTTTAGCGTTCAAAATACTGATGCGTTGAGGCTTGTTCATGAATGGGAATTGAGAGGTCTTGTTGTTGAATGGAAAGAGAAGTTTGGCTCGTTCGATTGTCTCTCCAACAAATTTCTTCACGTTGAACAG GAAGAAGTGGGCAAAAGATATGTTGGTGTACCAGGCATGAATTCTATTTGTAAAGCATTATGCAATGAGATCG GAGTGGAAAGCAAGTTTGGTATCGGGGTTAAGAGGTTGGAATGGGTTGATGATGTgaattcatggatggtaatggGCATGGATGGACAAAATCATGGTTATTTTAAGGGAGTGGTTGCATCAGACAAAAACTTATTGTCTCCAAGGTTCAAAGATGTGACGGGACATCCACCACCATTAG ATTTGCGGTTGGTTCCAGAACTGGCAATGAAGCTAGAAGATATTCCTGTAAATCCATGTTTTGTTCTTATGCTAGCATTTGCTGAGCCTTTGTCATCA ATACCTGTAAAAGGTTTCTCATTCAAAAATTCTGAAGTTTTAAGCTGGGGTCACTGTGACAGTAGCAAGCCTGGGCGTGCCACCTTGAG TGAACGATGGGTATTGCATTCAACAGTGCAGTACGCTAGGGATGTAATTGCCCAAACTGGACTTCGGAAACCTTCAAGTGAAACATTAGCAAAAGTAACTCAAGAGTTGGTTCAAGAATTTGAAAACACGGGACTTAATAGCTCTCAGCCATTTTTCACAAAAGCTCATCGATG GGGAAGTGCTTTTCCGGGTGCAACAGTAGCAGGAGAAGAAAAGTGCTTATGGGATAGTGAGAAAAGATTGGCCGTTTGTGGAGATTTCTGTGTTAGCCCAAATGTGGAAGGTGCAATACTTAGCGGCTTGGCTGCAGCTGCAAAGCTTATAGAAACCCCTAGTTGCTTGTAG